A region of Neovison vison isolate M4711 chromosome 7, ASM_NN_V1, whole genome shotgun sequence DNA encodes the following proteins:
- the LOC122911753 gene encoding sialic acid-binding Ig-like lectin 14, with the protein MLLPLLLLLPLLWTGSLAQGLGFQLQVQETVKVQEGLCISVPCRFSHSKMFWTESFPAFGYWFQEGASVYQHAPVATNNPGRKVQEETQGRFRLLGDPWAYDCSLDIRDAQRRDSGTYFFRVERGSLMRYNYLQNKLSVFVTALTQTPDIHIQGPLESGHPKNITCSVPWACERGTPPTFSWIGVALPSWGSKAPHSPILTLTPRPQDHGTNLTCRVTFPGAGVSTEKTVQLNVSYAPQNLTVHTFRRNSTGISCSCPQISGGSWPLILTLLRGALMGTGFLLTYGLTWIYYTRFKGSKESKAASCN; encoded by the exons atgctgctgccgctgctgctgcttctaCCCCTGCTCTGGACGG GGTCCCTGGCTCAGGGCTTGGGCTTCCAGCTGCAGGTGCAGGAGACGGTGAAGGTGCAGGAGGGCCTGTGCATCTCCGTGCCCTGCCGCTTCTCCCACTCCAAAATGTTCTGGACTGAGTCTTTCCCAGCTTTTGGCTACTGGTTCCAGGAAGGGGCCAGTGTATACCAGCATGCTCCGGTGGCCACAAACAACCCAGGTCGTAAAGTGCAGGAGGAGACCCAGGGCCGATTCCGCCTCCTTGGGGATCCCTGGGCCTACGACTGCTCCCTGGACATCAGAGATGCACAGAGAAGGGACTCGGGGACATACTTCTTTAGGGTGGAGAGAGGGTCTTTGATGAGATATAATTACCTGCAGAATAAGCTCTCCGTGTTTGTGACGG ctCTGACACAGACACCTGACATCCACATTCAAGGACCCCTTGAATCTGGCCACCCCAAGAACATTACCTGTAGCGTGCCATGGGCCTGTGAGAGGGGGACACCCCCCACCTTCTCCTGGATCGGAGTTGCCCTCCCCTCCTGGGGCTCCAAGGCTCCCCACTCCCCCATACTCACCCTCACCCCGAGGCCCCAGGACCACGGCACCAACCTCACCTGTCGTGTGACCTTCCCCGGAGCTGGTGTGAGCACAGAGAAAACCGTCCAGCTCAACGTGTCCT ATGCTCCACAAAACCTGACCGTCCACACCTTCAGGAGAAACAGTACAG GTATCTCCTGTTCCTGTCCCCAAatctctgggggctcctggcctCTAATCCTCACCCTACTCAGAGGGGCCCTCATGGGCACTGGCTTCCTTTTGACCTATGGCCTCACCTGGATCTACTACACCAG GTTCAAAGGCTCCAAAGAGAGTAAGGCTGCAAGTTGTAACTGA